cccccccccccccggaacaccgaaaactgccgccaccgttgctgtgctaccttcccttcccataggttcttcaatcatcttcttagaaagtttaactccgtgcgtctgacgtcagacgcacggagttaaactttctaagaagatgattgaagaacctacagGAAGGGAAGGTAACACAACGGTGGCGGTGGCGGCAAttttcgctggcacggggggggggatcgacaggttcgcgggagggggtgggtttcgagggggccgtagcatggggggggggaaattgcctgcctaaggcccgtttccttgcctacagaaacgggtcttttttactagtttttttatgTTTCATAATTTTTTGTACGTTTTCACATACGTATCTGCTGTGTcagttttccatcttggagtttgcagatcgattaccctgttgttttcttggaccttcCGAAATACTGAATTATGGAAGATTAGTTTTTACATATGTGAAATCTTTTCCCTTCTCAAGAGGTGCTCCCATGAGGAACTCCACTTTCTGACAATCTACAGGGCATTAGAAAACTAACAGGTACTTAGTATACAGCAACCAGTACTATTCTGTTCCAGAGCCCAATTACAGCCTAAATAATGCAATCTTCTGTGCAGGGCCACTGCAAGTGTATTACGTGTCCTAAGCTAATTCCAACACCACCCTTCCCAGAATAATCAGGACAAatggcctttaaaaaaaacagcttacCCTTCCTGCAGGCTAGGTTTCTGTGGCTAAACAGATCTAGTTTTGCGTGAACTACAGCTGCTACCCTAGTAGCCTCATAGTTAGGCCAGCCCTGCCTCTGCACAGAAAGTAAAGATACTTATCTATAGCAGGTATTTACTGAggacaggccttatattctcacacgtAGGTAATGCAGTCTGCATGGCCCAGGCCGGAGCTTATAACAAGCTTTACAGAGCACAAGATGTACGCCACTatgcatgcacaagtgccttcctaTCTGCCGCAAAAGCACAGgacagtacatagtaacatagtaggtgacagcagaaaaagacctgtacggtccagtctgcccaacaagataaactcatatgtgctactttatatgtatacttgaccttgatttgtatctgccattttcagggcacagaccgtacaagtctacccagcactagccccacctcccaaccactagccccgcctcctaaccaccagtgctgccacccaatctctgctaagcttctgaggatccatttcttctgaacatgattcctttatgtttatcccacgcatttttgaattccgttactgttttcatctccaccacctccctctggagggcattccaagtattcaccactctctctgtgaaaaaatacttcctgtcaggattgctggacatacttagattaatatgaaaacgcccctccctcaggaagccctgagaatggcagatggaccaaatgttgcccagctgcctgctagccctttgaTTCTCAAGTACCCCTACTTAACATACCtgtgtcctctctgggcatctgggaccagggctctctgagaacaatgaaagccagacagataggctccaaAACTGAGACAGGGTTTTTCAAAAACCCACCGGTcgaaggttacaaggggccacctttcctgAAAAAACTCTGCGTCTCCATGACTGGCAAGTCATCTGGGAAGGTCACTTTTGCTATAGTTttactctgctggagccagtcacaAGCTcaccccctgctttgactgggccTTAAGCACACGCTGTTGATGAACAtaagcatgctggggctgagcctgctgAGGCTGGGGTGTACCTATGCTTCTGTGAATAGTAAGTACACCTCTTCGCTGAAAaacctagatgaggaggtagttgcAGAagctgctggagccagtcaaaagctcatcctctGCTTTGACTGGGCCTTAAgcacacgctgttgatgagaatgagcaCGCTAGGGCTGAGCCTGCTAAGAAGAAGTGGTGTACCTATGCTTCTGTAAGTACACCTCTTCGACTTGctgaaaaacctcctagatgaggaggtagtggCAGAAGGCATCCGTCAAGAGAAAGTATTgatggtatcagtatgcttcttgttgaggtcagtgacctcctctactttttctccaaaaacatTATCCCCCCAAGCACGTAGCATCTGTCAAACTCTGCTGGACCGGTGGGTCCAAGTCAGACACATGCAGGCCATGAAAGTCTGCTCATCACTATACTCTGAGTAGAGATCCTGGACGTCACATCAAAAATGTTGTagatgcccctggccaagaacttaagACACACCTTCTGCTACTTGACCAGCTGGTGAACAGATTCTGCCTGCTCCGGTGGGTAAGAGTCTGCACGAAGGACCGCAAGTACAGGCGCGTGTAGAGCTGGTGTGATTGAATATGGGAAAttagcatagaggcctgatacatcttccatccaaaagagtccagggttctagcttctctgccagggggTGTCAAGtatagtccctagaactcctggccctATTGAGCACAGATTCTACCACCAGGGAATGACAGCAACTGGGGGCCTATCAAATTCCAGGGAAGACTGAATTTGGTTACAAGCTCTGGACTGGGCAACACAGACTGTGTTACCCACATCAGAATTACAGGCCTGCTTGTCATTGCAGACAATGGCTTTTCAGAGTCCAATAGTTAGCTCAAAGCCGCAACGCAGGAGCCTGGATTAGAAAGCTGCATGAGAATGGGGGTTACAGGAATCCCACAGGTATGGAAGAAATTGCCACAggattcctgtggaagtgtagtcaaagtctctggtgactccagaatgtggtttggaatgcactgagaggcacaactggagcaccagaatgaagcttggaacatatagagaggcagccagaacactagaatgaggcttggaatgacCAGAGGCAACCAGAACACTAGACTGGAACACTCTTTAGTTGAAtaatgaataccatccaaaaaaaaacacacaaggtTGTTGAGGTTTGGCGGAAACAGAGGGCTTCAAGCAAGTAAATGGGCTggaatggaggagattaattgtggggatgggtggaGACAGAATGGATTTTAGTGGCTatggttagattccattggggatgggtgaaatttctgtccctgtgcaacacTCTAGTCTAGAACCAATCAGTGTTCTTGCCTCCTAGACTGGTAGTACTGCATACTTTAGAGATCAAACTACAACTACCTTTTATCTATGTAGTCCAACTAATTTCATGATTTTCTGTGACACTTTAATATACCATTAAATTAAACATGGGAAATAAGCCCATTTGATCTACAAGTgaacattatcaggcttattttcgaaagagaacgtcctcacagggtcacccaaattggcataatcaaaagacgattttaggtgtcctcaactgctttccgtcgtggggatgaccaaagttcccgggggcatcagaggcgtagcgaaggcgggacttgggcgtgcctaacacatgggtgtcctcggcccataatggaataaaaaaaaagggcgtccctaacgagcatttggatgactttacctggtccagtttttcttacgaccaaggcacaagaaGGTGCTTGAACTgacagatgacctccccttactcccccaatggtcactaacctcctcccaccctcaaaaaagaactttaaaaatattttgtgccagcctcaaatgtcatactcaggtccatcgcagtagtatgcaggtccctggagcagttttagtgggtgcagtgcacttcaggtgggcggacccaggcctgcccacccccccccctcccacctgttgcacttgtggtaaatgtgagcccaccaaaattcactgtacccacatctaggtgcccccctttacctgtaagggctatggtagtggcgtacagttgtgggtagtgggttttggggggctcagcacacaaggtaagggagctatgtacctgagagctttttctgaagtccactgcagtgccccgtagggtgcctggttggtgtcctggcatgtcaaggggaccagtgcactacaaatgctggctcctcccacgaccaaagggcttgcatttggtcgtttctgagatgggcgtccttaatttccattatcactgaaaatcagaaacaaccaagtctaagggcaaccatctctagggacgacctaaatgtcaagatttgggcgtccccgactgtattattgaaacgaaagatggacgcccatcttgtttcgataatacgggtttccctgccccttcgccgggacgcctcaggaaaacttgggcgcccctttcgattatgcccctccacaagtctTTGGTGAAAGCCATATTCAAGTACGATTCTGGAGGTCACACTTCAGACATTGACAGAGTAGAGTCAATTCAAAAGGATGCATGCTATGCACAGTTGTGATGGGCCTAAGTACCTCATGGACTGAGtcaaagagagaagagatggggaAGATCTAACACACCAAGATGGAAAAGAACGACAGTGTCCCACAATAGTCACAAAGGCAAATAAAGGAGTACTAGTTTATTGGCTTATGTTAAACATTTCTTCACCCCCCGTTGTATTTTTAGTCATCTAATGTTACTTCCATCACTGTTTGACTCCATATTTTTACTCATATGGTTGTGtgtttctttatatatttatcttatgtttataattttattcattttatccaTTGGTCATATGTCTGTATATACTCAACTtactcatacagtggtggaaataagtatttgatcccttgctgattttgtaagtttgcccactgacaaagacatgagcagcccataattgaagggtaggttattggtaacagtgagagatagcacatcacaaattaaatccggaaaatcacattgtggaaagtatatgaatttatttgcattctgcagagggaaataagtatttaatccctctggcaaacaagacctaatacttggtggcaaaacccttgttggcaagcacagcggtcagacgtcttctgtagttgatgatgaggtttgcacacatgtcaggaggaattttggtccactcctctttgcagatcatctctaaatcattaagagttctgggctgtcgcttggcaactcgcagcttcagctccctccataagttttcaatgggattaaggtctggtgactggctaggccactccatgaccctaatgtgcttcttcctgagccactcctttgttgccttggctgtatgttttgggttattgtcgtgctggaagacccagccacgacccatttttaaggccctggcggagggaaggaggttgtcactcagaattgtacggtacatggccccatccattctcccattgatgcggtgaaatagtcctgtgcccttagcagagaaacacccccaaaacataacatttccacctccatgcttgacagtggggacggtgttctttgggtcataggcagcatttctcttcctccaaacacggcgagttgagttcatgccaaagagctcaatttttgtctcatctgaccacagcaccttctcccaatcactctcggcatcatccaggtgttcactggcaaacttcagacgggccgtcacatgtgccttccggagcagggggaccttgcgggcactgcaggattgcaatccgttatgtcgtaatgtgttaccaatggttttcgtggtgacagtggtcccagctgccttgagatcattgacaagttccccccttgtagttgtaggctgatttctaaccttcctcatgatcaaggataccccacgaggtgagattttgcgtggagccccagatctttgtcgagtgacagtcattttgtacttcttccattttcttactatggcaccaacagttgtctccttctcgcccagcgtcttactgatggttttgtagcccattccagccttttgcaggtgtatgatcttgtccctgacatccttagacagctccttgctcttggccattttgtagaggttagagtctgactgattcactgagtctgtggacaggtgtctttcatacaggtgaccattgccgacagctgtctgtcatgcaggtaacgagttgatttggagcatctacctggtctgtaggggccagatctcttactggttggtgggggatcaaatacttatttccctctgcagaatgcaaataaattcatatactttccacaatgtgattttctggatttaatttgtgatgtgctatctctcactgttaccaataacctacccttcaaatatgggctgctcatgtctttgtcagtgggcaaacttacaaaatcagcaagggatcaaatacttatttccaccactgtatattactTTACATTTTTAACTGCCTTCTTTCCACAACTGCTTGATTAGATCAACTTGTTAGCCTTGTTACTCTTAATAGATTTGTAACTCCAATTGTAtttctgtaccctgaaatggtgatgccataacaggtctttgtaagccacactgagcctacaaataggtgggaaaatgtgggatacaagtgcaataaataaatacataaaattataTCTTTGTATATTTTTTCATATCCATGTAAACTCCTGAAGGCAGCACTCcagtgccgaaacagggtaccttgtcgAGTCTCCTTTTAAAAAAGAGCACTTCATATACAGGACATCTCCGGTCTGTTTTCAGAAGATATAACACAAACATTTGAAGATCTAGCAGGCTTCAGTAAGGTACCAGAAAGAAGCATCTCTTATACAATGAAAAGCCAAGACAATCAAAGCAAGCAGAAGGGAGGGATCTGGAAGAGAGTGTGAGAAAATACTTGTTTTTTTCTAAGAGGGTTGTGAAGACTAGGGCTGTGCAGGCCAAAAATTGTTTTAGTTTCCCATGTCATTAACagaatttcttcttctttttttttttcatttttggggGCAATATCaatagggtgccctattgctgacATGACAGAAAGCTCACACTTCAAggcaagctccccccccccccccctcatttccaTAAAAACACATGTTACTGAATGCATATCTTTGAAAAGATACCCAATCCAATGGGGGACACGCTCAAAGAGGAAATGTGACCACCACAGGCCTGTGACAATAcaaataggcagactggataaatCAGGTGGTCATTTTCTGCTGACACTTCACTTATTCTGTTCTTTAGTGATATATGTATGTTAAACAGAGCCCATAAACAatgctgttttgtttgttgttttgtgtATGTTGGTAGCACAAACACAGCTCATTCTTTCTCCAGTTGCATCCTATGAAAAGCACAATGCAGCTATTTCAGGATGCTTATAAGGAAGTGAGCAAACACACCATCACTTAACAGAATGATTTCTTTCCATACCAGTTGGCTGGCATTTCCTGTGACACAGAAAATATCAAAAACAGAACTGTAAATCAGAACACGTTTTAACCTTCTGTACCAGACGCAGGTGGAAGTTGTTCTTTTCATTCAGTTGAAGAGCTGCACAGGCAATTGTTTTGAAAAGTATGGGCTCACAAAGAACTTCACTGGGTAGATCCTAAATAGAACGctgtgtcctcccctccccctccttttcagacTTGGGGCAAGTGTACAGGGTTTCTTCTCTATGTGCAAAAGGGATCATTATTAGAGACAGCTAACTAAGGCAATGTCAGAAAGGAATAAGATATGAACTAAGGTCCAGCCAGTTGTCCCAAGTCTTTTTCCTGTTCTAAGATTATAGATGCAACAAATCTACTGGGGTGGAAAAGGAACAACAGTGTCCCACGAGTAATCTCAGGAGCAAAAGAGGAGTGGTAACGGAACCAGACTCTTCAATGAAGAAACCGGAGACGTTCGAGATTCGAAATACAATTTATTAAAtgaagactctacaaggtaccctgtttcagcAATGCAAGtgctttcctcaggagtcttaatacTTTGTCTCTAGGGGTTAGTGGACAAAGCATAGAGGATAGAGTCACTTGGGAGTGAACGTACTGGTCTTGAAGAAGACCTTTCGGGTACAATAGAGAATGTAAACTAGACATCGCTAGTACACTGTGcagtgccgaaacagggtaccttgtagagtcttcaTTTAATAAATTGTGTTTTAACGTCTCCAGTTTCTTCATTAAAGAGTCTACTTCCAttcccactcctcttttgctcCTGAGATTATAGATGCCACTCAATCTCTGGTTTTAATTTCACTACCATAAAACCACAGAATACAGAAGGGTATTTGTAGAAAGGAAAAATACAGAAGTTTAAAGaaaagaattagaaaaaaaaatgcagataaaCCAGGAAGCCTCAGAATCCATACAACCTTAAGCGGAAGCGATACATAAGCAGAAATGATTGGGGTGACCTATCTGGAGGGATGAGGGTTAGTGGGCATGGGAGACCAGATTTAACAGCTTCCTACCTAACCTTAATGATTGTGGGGATCATTATAAAAACTTGGTAATGGAACACGGAATGGGGGCCGGCTGTTGGGCTTACATACTGCTCTTGTAAGAAGCTTGGTTAAAAATGACAAATGTGAAATGGCCTATAAAGGGAGCTGGTAAAGGCCATCTCTAACAGATTTATCATGCTTGGGAAAGATATGTTGGGCAGTGACAGGAAAAGGGTTCATAGGTCAAGCACAAACCAAGAGGGAGGAtgcagttgtgcatataaattcccaTAAGGAAAGCTAGAATCATCTACCTTAAGTGAACAAATCTCAACTGTGCAGAACGGATTCACCATTCTGGTCTTTTTATGCTGCCATGTATTGTTAACTCCATATAATAAACCCAATATCTTGAATGCCTCTACAAAAAGAGTATCACTGCATGCCACGACTGCCTCAAACAAGGTGGAAAGCAAGTGTACTTATGACTTCAACATACCCTTTGTGCAACAGCAGGCCTGAAAAAAAAACGTTAAAATCCCAACATGTCTTTGCTGCTTAGCCATGCTCTCCCATCCCACAGACCAAGTTTAGTCTCAAGTAACAGAATCAATACGCAGCAAGCTCCATGCTATTGCATTAAAAGTGTTGGCAAGATTCCCATAAACTCAAGTGTCCCGGGTGTGAACAAACAATGCATCTACTTTCCCAGTGCTTCCAAGCGGGTGGCTCCAGCTGCTGGCTTCTCACATttgtctccttcctttcttcccctccaccctctcccACACCCATCTCATGCAGAAAACAGGGAAATAAAACACACTATGCAAATCCATTTTTTCTCATTTATTATTCTGTTTCGGTTCCTAGACAACAACCCTCTTGCCAAAAATGAAACACAAGCCTGCCTTCTAATCTTGGCCAACATTGTAAAGTATGAAGAATTTCCAAAATATGTTATCAATTCAGAGGAATGTGAGCTTACTCCTTAGGGAACTCactattttaaagaaataaatataataatccaaagtcctcttctccacagGTGACATCTCGCTGCAGGATCAATCCTAAAAGACAGAAGTATTTGTTAACAGTAAGTCAGAAGAACCTGAGGTACAAAGACTGTCCCATTTCAACACCATCCCAGAAGCATTCATTCAGTGCCTTAAAttgtagcaccgaaacacggcccgtatcgggtctttcttcaatcaaagttcactattaaaggattttgtatgaaagaactgtgttcccttttgtttttaaaggccctttgtgctgtttttttgcatGTAAAGAATATTAAAATACTTATACAATGACAATCAAAGTATTTTAACATTCTTTACatgcaaaaaaaagcacaaagggcctttaaaaaacaaaaaggaacacagttctttcatacAAAATCCTACGACAATCAAAGTTTTTAATATAAGTTGAGAACAAGGAAGACAAGGCCAAAACATTTCTATTCTTCAATAAATCTTGCAACTCACTTCTGCTGTTTAAGGTGTGCAGCTTTTCTTTTATAGTCCAAATTCCCTCCCCATACCCCCGTCCAAAGCAAACATTTTCTTGGGGTTATTTACCAGTAAATACCCTTTGAAAGAACATAGCATTCTAGTTTCCACATAAGTAGCTTTTACCACTTTGTTCTTGCTTTCTATAGACAGGGAGGAGGCCTGTTAATACAGACCCTGGGTGACATTTTCTCATCCTCCATAGGGAATCAATTCTTCCCCATCATCTGTACGGTCTGTGTTGCACTTTCCAAGGGGCTGCCAATGGAATGTAATACAAAGAAAGGAAAGGCGATCCTCAAATGCTCAGGGCTTGTTTGAACACTTCAAACTACCTGACTCAGCACAAGTAAAAGTCAAAATATAAATCAGAACTAGAAAGAATGCAATCTATTTCATAAATAACAGAGGTTACAAAGGACAAAATGCACAACTTAACCTAAATACTTAGTTCTAATTGTATTCCTGCTTTGAACAAAATGCTGATATTAATGCACGGGTGATTAACAGTTATCAATAAGGGCTATATATAGATACAATTACATTAGCCATTCAAGTGTTGCACAATAATTGCCCTCTTTCAATCCCCTGTCACTATTGTTTCAAGTAATAGTACATTGAAACAGTGCTACGTCAAATGGGTTCACTCGGTGGGCATTTGAACAGATGGGTACCACTAGAGGTCAAGTGAGAGCCTGTGTTCAATCGAGACCAAAACAGCAGAGTAAGCAATGGACAATTATTTGTACATAGCATGAATCCTGTATTTTGAATTGTCGTTCTGTTAAGTCTTCTTTTTCTTCTAGCTGAAGCCAACATCGAagtcccttaaatttacactccagcccatcccttatctattcagtcatgatcacagcatagaccgtagaagtctgcccagctcccgttttgtttccaattaccggcgtcgccacccaatctctgctaagattccacggaaccattccttccaaacaggattcccttgtgtctatcccacgcatgtttcaactccattaccattttcatctccaccacctcccatgggagggcattccacatatccaccaccctctccgtgaaaaaatacttccttacattagccctgagtctgccccccttcaaccccatttcatgtcctctagttctaccgccttcccgtctccagaacagatgcatttgcagattaatacctttcaaatatttgagcgtctgtatcacatcacccctgtttctcctttcctccaaggtatacatgttcaggtcagcaagtctctccttgtacggtttgcaacgcaaatcccaaaccattttcgtagcttttctttgcatcgcttccagtctttttacatctttaacaagatatggcccccaaaactgaacacaatactccaagtggggcctcaccaacgacctgtagaggggcatcaacacctcctttctcaggaaatctaaactaccccaacttgacatttcgtcctttagattgtaagctcttctgagcagggactgtccttatttgttaatttgtatagcgctgcgtagccctagtagcgctctagaaatgttaagtagtagtagtagttatgcccctctacgcagcctagcatccttctggccacggccatcgccttgtcgcattgtttcttcaccttcagatcctccgacaccaacaccccaaggtctctctcctgagtcgagcttactaatctctcccctcctatccggtatctctcttttgggtttccgcactccaagtgcatcactctacactttttgccattaaattttaactgccagaccctcgaccactcttctaacgttcggagatcccttctcatcgtttctactccctccagggtatccactctattggctatttccgtgtcatccacaaaaaggcacacttttccttccaacccttcagcaatatctcccacaaatatattaaacagtgaCCTTGTAAAAGCAAAGTGGCAGCTGATTTTTACTTACCTGTTCAATTAATTGAGCAACCTTATTTAACATCCAGTGCCCTGCTTCAAGTCTTTGGTTAAAGAAACTGAAATGCGTAAGGAAGACCTCCATTGAAAGTCTGTGCACCGATAACAATGCCAGAAAATTAAACCTAAGACTGCTTAATTTCCCGAAATCTCCGATTATATCAGCTTTTGATATGTTAAAGAAATACTTTAATGAAATTCTGGCTATTCCAAAAGAAGCATATCCTCCAATCACCCGGGCTCAATATATTACAGGAAAAGGAACTTCAACACAACAGCAACAGGGATTAAATCTAACTGAATTTCTTGAAAGTTCCCTTGAAGTAATTACTGAGCGCACCACTCTTTTGGTTTCATTTGTGTTTGAATCTGATAGATATAACATCTTCCGTTTATACTTCAAGCATATGAAGGCATTATTCCTTGGTTCTAGAATACAAATGTTTCCAGACTTAAACAGAGAGACTTTGAAGCGAAGGCGTGAGTTTTTGGGTTTAAAGCAGAGGACTCTTACTCTGAAAGGAACattcctattgaaatttccctGCAGATGCTTtctttctcttaactctgttaacTATATGTTTACCGACACAAAGAAAATGCAAAGTTTTATTGCCTTtaaagaggaagagaatcgttCTAATCAGAACAATCCTGTAGGCTAATGCTGTTAAATTCAATTGTGGGCTTAGTAGTTCCCCTGCTCTTATGTTTATAGTATTTCTTATTTTGAATTTTTGCTTTGTGTTTTGCCTCACTTAAATAGTGGACTAAATAAATGAAAGTATTTACCTAGAGGAGGTTATACCTCCTAGATTTATATTCCTTTTTCAGTTTTTGTAAAATTCAGTTACTGCTTTTGCAGTCATGTTATGTGATTGTAAAattagaaaattataaataaagaatattaATGAAAGTCTGTGCACCCTTTACAAATAGCAGTCATTAAATACTTATGAACAAGAATCCAATGCTTACTTTCACAAATTTTCCTGGCAGAAGGTAATGTTCCCTCAAATCATTCTGACAATTGGATAATGCCATGCCAATACCCAGTCCAGAGCCAAATGTGACGGGCCATGTCTTCCCTGAGgacagaagaaaaggaaaaagttgAATACACAATTCTCATGCTAGGAGTGCCAAACTTCATATGGCTAGCCAATATATTTACAATGCTTATTCTGCAGATATTTGGGCTCAAATTAATTGCAGACATCTCTGCCTGCGACAGGACCAACGCTGCAaggagcacaaaatattttaaatgtcaGACAAAGTATGGCATCACAACAAACAGAACCAGTCAGATCTCTCTAGAATGGTTTCATCAGCTTCTAAACAGTGATAGAAAAATAGTTCGACAGTAGAAGCTAATTTTACTACACTGCACATTTATGACACCACACAATGATTAGGACATTTTCCAGAAATAGCCAAAAGTAAAATACATGGATCGCCAGAAACAGAATTTTAGATGTTTCAAATTCACAGGAAGGAATCTATGGAAAGCATTTGGAATGaggctccaaataaatgcttttgatataaaagtttagcaggaatttaaatccataaatttgatataagctccttaggaattagcctctctgtggagattTGAGATCAGATGTCACTGCAAATATGCCACAAAGtaagccattgtaaaagcactgtggcttttagtttcagttttcattatctGAGGTTGATGTGtgcagaggctattttgcttggaggtaaaata
This sequence is a window from Microcaecilia unicolor chromosome 13, aMicUni1.1, whole genome shotgun sequence. Protein-coding genes within it:
- the MICOS10 gene encoding MICOS complex subunit MIC10 — encoded protein: MSEQELGKKWDRCMADAVVKLGAGFGLGIVFSVLFFKRKTWPVTFGSGLGIGMALSNCQNDLREHYLLPGKFVKD